A single genomic interval of Macadamia integrifolia cultivar HAES 741 chromosome 6, SCU_Mint_v3, whole genome shotgun sequence harbors:
- the LOC122080753 gene encoding late embryogenesis abundant protein At1g64065-like has translation MDSRFSKEDGGTTPLAPNPKKRNAWVICLSVFLGSFLFVFLLLLILGLTVFKAKDPTTTVNSVTVKHLESKIDRPPSTKVYLNVTLKLDMSVHNPNKASFKYRDTMAIIDYNGGVVGEAAIPAGKIPSDGTTGINSTITLMADRLLSDSKFYKDMISDRLPLTVSTTIAGKVKVLIIKKSVVAYTTCNMTLFISNQTVADSECRSKVSL, from the coding sequence ATGGATTCAAGGTTTTCAAAGGAAGATGGGGGAACAACACCACTAGCTCCtaatccaaagaaaagaaatgctTGGGTTATATGCTTATCTGTGTTCCTTggatcttttctttttgtgtttcttctccttctaattCTTGGCCTTACTGTGTTCAAAGCCAAAGATCCAACAACTACAGTTAATTCAGTTACTGTAAAGCATCTTGAATCCAAAATAGATCGACCTCCATCAACAAAAGTCTATTTGAATGTAACCCTTAAACTAGATATGTCAGTTCATAATCCAAACAAGGCAAGCTTCAAGTACAGAGATACTATGGCTATTATTGATTATAATGGTGGAGTTGTAGGTGAAGCAGCGATTCCAGCAGGGAAGATTCCTTCCGACGGTACCACCGGGATTAATTCGACGATTACTCTGATGGCTGATCGGTTACTATCTGATTCCAAGTTTTATAAAGATATGATCTCTGATAGACTGCCTCTTACTGTTTCTACAACAATTGCTGGGAAGGTAAAGGTTCTTATTATTAAGAAAAGTGTAGTTGCTTACACTACTTGCAACATGACACTCTTTATTAGTAATCAAACTGTGGCTGATTCGGAGTGCAGATCCAAGG